A stretch of Apis cerana isolate GH-2021 linkage group LG1, AcerK_1.0, whole genome shotgun sequence DNA encodes these proteins:
- the LOC133667407 gene encoding uncharacterized protein LOC133667407 — protein MNSMVLIKRHIDYKKRINELLTDNTFVSVLLKCRMEHKNYATVCYDQSALSCTLSMPDDLQIRISREGHYEVSMADGINLNDFHLKQRNFDRREILRSTYSIPYDWLFPFGRNDNGIWKNTHDLPLMDHTKAPPKLLYIRILRGFKEPSGNAVIDIQRALGRYWMSLIHNSDFHPSLIMDQVPTFSKMKPVYNYLEENLRELSLGNKKKINVEIYELGLEREWISAKPKIKRKSIKYEEILKYKIMKREELKWYKRCMREKFILPYFENITGTCFLWIKDCMEYALHN, from the exons ATGAATTCCATGGTTTTGATAAAGAGACACATAGATtacaagaaaagaataaacgaGTTATTGACCGACAACACTTTCGTCTCCGTTCTATTGAAGTGTCGGATGGAACACAAGAACTATGCTACGGTGTGCTATGATCAGTCAGCACTTAGCTGCACTTTATCAATGCCCGACGATCTCCAAATCAGAATATCGAGGGAAGGTCATTACGAAGTTTCGATGGCGGATGGAATTAATCTAAAT GATTTTCACTTGAAGCAAAGGAACTTCGatagaagagaaatattaCGAAGCACTTATTCAATACCGTATGATTGGCTGTTTCCATTTGGAAGGAATGATAATggtatttggaaaaataccCACGATTTGCCTCTAATGGACCATACCAAAGCTCCAccgaaattattgtatattcgtATTTTGCGTGGCTTCAAGGAACCAAGTGGAAATGCGGTGATCGATATCCAAAGAGCCCTTGGACGCTATTGGATGTCT tTGATTCATAACTCCGATTTCCATCCATCTCTCATCATGGACCAAGTACCAACTTTCTCGAAGATGAAGCCAGTGTACAATTATCTCGAGGAGAATCTGCGCGAATTATCATTAGGTAACAAAAAGAAGATCAACGTCGAAATATACGAATTGGGGTTAGAGAGAGAATGGATATCAGCGAAGCCGAAGATTAAACGAAAATCGATAAAGTATGAAGAAATCCTGAAGTACAAGATCATGAAGAGAGAGGAGCTCAAATGGTACAAACGTTGCATgagggaaaaatttattctaccttattttgagaatattaCTGGCACGTGTTTCCTCTGGATAAAGGATTGTATGGAATACGCGTTACACAATTAA